One Microplitis mediator isolate UGA2020A chromosome 3, iyMicMedi2.1, whole genome shotgun sequence DNA segment encodes these proteins:
- the LOC130665672 gene encoding cerebellar degeneration-related protein 2 isoform X3 yields MASYVDLKADWATLCQECPECWSVSDLQLAAELGKTLLERNKELETNLKAHQTTIDEQAQEIEYLKKQNAALREVTDSRLKVYEQLEVSIQDLERANHRLVVDNTANKKLVKSQCLTIENLEAKCEELQKTIEELKTQHENYVRKQQSKQNGVKSPGETSWTTISHDGSIHQTAAKSPSKMSPGDLNARVNGADDDEVNELLRQLQETRSQRAREQKKVSELRQQLEGILKDNRALEEQLNEWRTKAQDMKNLQDEINTLEEVRQGKLCGRCLRGYDVRPHDELSLMLDAEEDDDLSLAESYLNSQRDSEILVEDNEPTDNDSKEPPKPDSNPYRVLVEKYEALLEVQRQPVARKKTSATTPPCMSLQEELEMSGDFNSLQTAPSDTATEPKTNGFRRYNKKPFSGTPTDFSEAETSSSGFSDETSNKETQTDGRLGSLLCSIADGEDCKFSIYDDNSPFESRFRKTPEYRQLFSEIFCILKRAAEAKDEGEKLPLLDNTVTASAHREDQNPEQDQSQSQDQDQDDTQSVLSSVISSVVSEPVIRVHASTPEKENDKNLGRSETAPRHPQRRHHLDYLSIQVRKKNTAKKHHRKIFNEQSDVISNSKINQSQSHSHSQSHTQSLSPSPSKPTRRIKFRPLTAAEQDGTNWNGNTIHVFASRNKSERSNNRYSTNHNVKEHNGSFDYKEYKPSSASEEVARLRRLEMSYAEALRTPNKSKAANCTRRY; encoded by the exons ATCTTCAACTGGCAGCAGAGCTGGGCAAAACACTTCTGGAACGCAACAAGGAACTGGAAACAAACCTGAAGGCTCATCAGACGACGATTGACGAGCAGGCTCAAGAAATCGAG tatttaaaaaaacaaaacgcaGCATTAAGAGAAGTAACAGACTCAAGATTAAAAGTTTACGAACAATTAGAAGTTAGTATTCAAGATTTAGAACGTGCCAATCATAGACTTGTGGTCGATAATACGGCCAATAAAAAACTTGTCAAAag ccAATGTTTAACAATCGAAAACCTCGAGGCGAAATGCGAAGAGCTGCAAAAAACAATCGAAGAATTAAAAACGCAGCATGAAAACTACGTGCGTAAACAACAGAGTAAACAAAATGGAGTAAAGTCACCTGGAGAAACGTCCTGGACGACCATTTCGCATGATGGCAGCATACACcag ACAGCTGCAAAAAGCCCGTCCAAGATGTCACCGGGTGATTTAAATGCACGAGTGAATGGAGCGGATGACGATGAGGTGAATGAGCTGCTGAGGCAACTGCAAGAGACGCGAAGCCAACGAGCCAGGGAACAGAAAAAAGTATCTGAGCTGAGGCAACAACTCGAGGGAATACTTAAAGATAACCGTGCACTCGAAGAGCAGCTCAATGAGTGGCGCACTAAAGCTCaagatatgaaaaatttacaggaTGAAATTAATACTTTGGAAGAAgtcag acaAGGAAAATTATGCGGTCGCTGTTTACGTGGCTACGACGTGCGTCCTCACGACGAATTATCTCTGATGTTAGACGCCGAAGAAGATGACGACCTAAGTCTAGCAGAATCTTATCTCAACAGTCAGCGAGATTCCGAGATCTTAGTAGAG gATAACGAACCAACAGATAATGATTCGAAAGAACCACCAAAACCAGACTCGAACCCGTACCGAGTGTTAGTAGAAAAATATGAGGCTCTGTTAGAAGTTCAACGTCAGCCGGTAGCCCGCAAGAAGACGTCAGCAACGACGCCACCCTGCATGTCTCTGCAAGAGGAATTAGAAATGTCTGGAGACTTCAATAGCCTGCAAACGGCGCCATCGGACACTGCGACTGAGCCCAAGACCAATGGGTTCCGTCGTTACAACAAGAAACCATTTTCCGGAACGCCCACAGACTTCTCCGAGGCGGAAACTTCATCTTCTGGGTTCTCCGACGAGACCAGCAACAAAGAAACGCAAACTGACGGACGACTCGGGTCCCTGCTCTGCTCAATAGCCGACGGCGAGGACTGCAAGTTCAGTATCTACGACGACAACAGTCCGTTCGAGAGTAGATTCCGTAAGACACCAGAGTATCGTCAGCTTTTCAGCGAAATTTTCTGCATTCTCAAGCGCGCAGCCGAGGCCAAGGACGAGGGAGAGAAACTTCCGCTCCTAGACAACACAGTGACCGCGTCAGCCCATCGCGAAGACCAAAATCCAGAGCAAGATCAGTCTCAGTCTCAGGACCAGGATCAAGACGACACCCAGAGTGTCCTGTCCTCTGTCATCTCCTCGGTAGTTTCCGAACCAGTCATCCGCGTCCACGCGTCCACTCCCGAAAAGGAGAACGACAAGAACCTCGGCAGGTCTGAAACAGCCCCCAGACATCCCCAGCGACGTCACCACCTCGACTACTTGTCAATCCAAGTCCGCAAGAAGAACACCGCCAAGAAACATCAccggaaaattttcaatgaacaGTCCGATGTTATTTCGAACTCGAAAATAAATCAGTCTCAGTCTCACTCCCACTCCCAGTCTCATACTCAGTCCCTGTCGCCCTCGCCGTCGAAACCCACCCGCAGAATAAAGTTCCGGCCCCTCACCGCCGCAGAGCAGGACGGCACCAACTGGAACGGCAACACAATTCACGTTTTTGCGAGCCGCAATAAATCCGAACGCAGTAATAATCGATACTCGACGAACCATAATGTCAAAGAGCATAATGGATCGTTCGATTACAAAGAATACAAACCCAGCAGCGCGTCTGAAGAAGTTGCGAGACTCAGACGTCTTGAAATGTCTTATGCTGAGGCACTTCGCACGCCAAACAAATCCAAAGCAGCCAATTGTACTCGTAGATACTGA
- the LOC130665672 gene encoding cerebellar degeneration-related protein 2 isoform X2, with product MEGLRMSLTASSSVNIRSLDDEEADHNMLQDLQLAAELGKTLLERNKELETNLKAHQTTIDEQAQEIEYLKKQNAALREVTDSRLKVYEQLEVSIQDLERANHRLVVDNTANKKLVKSQCLTIENLEAKCEELQKTIEELKTQHENYVRKQQSKQNGVKSPGETSWTTISHDGSIHQTAAKSPSKMSPGDLNARVNGADDDEVNELLRQLQETRSQRAREQKKVSELRQQLEGILKDNRALEEQLNEWRTKAQDMKNLQDEINTLEEVRQGKLCGRCLRGYDVRPHDELSLMLDAEEDDDLSLAESYLNSQRDSEILVEDNEPTDNDSKEPPKPDSNPYRVLVEKYEALLEVQRQPVARKKTSATTPPCMSLQEELEMSGDFNSLQTAPSDTATEPKTNGFRRYNKKPFSGTPTDFSEAETSSSGFSDETSNKETQTDGRLGSLLCSIADGEDCKFSIYDDNSPFESRFRKTPEYRQLFSEIFCILKRAAEAKDEGEKLPLLDNTVTASAHREDQNPEQDQSQSQDQDQDDTQSVLSSVISSVVSEPVIRVHASTPEKENDKNLGRSETAPRHPQRRHHLDYLSIQVRKKNTAKKHHRKIFNEQSDVISNSKINQSQSHSHSQSHTQSLSPSPSKPTRRIKFRPLTAAEQDGTNWNGNTIHVFASRNKSERSNNRYSTNHNVKEHNGSFDYKEYKPSSASEEVARLRRLEMSYAEALRTPNKSKAANCTRRY from the exons ATCTTCAACTGGCAGCAGAGCTGGGCAAAACACTTCTGGAACGCAACAAGGAACTGGAAACAAACCTGAAGGCTCATCAGACGACGATTGACGAGCAGGCTCAAGAAATCGAG tatttaaaaaaacaaaacgcaGCATTAAGAGAAGTAACAGACTCAAGATTAAAAGTTTACGAACAATTAGAAGTTAGTATTCAAGATTTAGAACGTGCCAATCATAGACTTGTGGTCGATAATACGGCCAATAAAAAACTTGTCAAAag ccAATGTTTAACAATCGAAAACCTCGAGGCGAAATGCGAAGAGCTGCAAAAAACAATCGAAGAATTAAAAACGCAGCATGAAAACTACGTGCGTAAACAACAGAGTAAACAAAATGGAGTAAAGTCACCTGGAGAAACGTCCTGGACGACCATTTCGCATGATGGCAGCATACACcag ACAGCTGCAAAAAGCCCGTCCAAGATGTCACCGGGTGATTTAAATGCACGAGTGAATGGAGCGGATGACGATGAGGTGAATGAGCTGCTGAGGCAACTGCAAGAGACGCGAAGCCAACGAGCCAGGGAACAGAAAAAAGTATCTGAGCTGAGGCAACAACTCGAGGGAATACTTAAAGATAACCGTGCACTCGAAGAGCAGCTCAATGAGTGGCGCACTAAAGCTCaagatatgaaaaatttacaggaTGAAATTAATACTTTGGAAGAAgtcag acaAGGAAAATTATGCGGTCGCTGTTTACGTGGCTACGACGTGCGTCCTCACGACGAATTATCTCTGATGTTAGACGCCGAAGAAGATGACGACCTAAGTCTAGCAGAATCTTATCTCAACAGTCAGCGAGATTCCGAGATCTTAGTAGAG gATAACGAACCAACAGATAATGATTCGAAAGAACCACCAAAACCAGACTCGAACCCGTACCGAGTGTTAGTAGAAAAATATGAGGCTCTGTTAGAAGTTCAACGTCAGCCGGTAGCCCGCAAGAAGACGTCAGCAACGACGCCACCCTGCATGTCTCTGCAAGAGGAATTAGAAATGTCTGGAGACTTCAATAGCCTGCAAACGGCGCCATCGGACACTGCGACTGAGCCCAAGACCAATGGGTTCCGTCGTTACAACAAGAAACCATTTTCCGGAACGCCCACAGACTTCTCCGAGGCGGAAACTTCATCTTCTGGGTTCTCCGACGAGACCAGCAACAAAGAAACGCAAACTGACGGACGACTCGGGTCCCTGCTCTGCTCAATAGCCGACGGCGAGGACTGCAAGTTCAGTATCTACGACGACAACAGTCCGTTCGAGAGTAGATTCCGTAAGACACCAGAGTATCGTCAGCTTTTCAGCGAAATTTTCTGCATTCTCAAGCGCGCAGCCGAGGCCAAGGACGAGGGAGAGAAACTTCCGCTCCTAGACAACACAGTGACCGCGTCAGCCCATCGCGAAGACCAAAATCCAGAGCAAGATCAGTCTCAGTCTCAGGACCAGGATCAAGACGACACCCAGAGTGTCCTGTCCTCTGTCATCTCCTCGGTAGTTTCCGAACCAGTCATCCGCGTCCACGCGTCCACTCCCGAAAAGGAGAACGACAAGAACCTCGGCAGGTCTGAAACAGCCCCCAGACATCCCCAGCGACGTCACCACCTCGACTACTTGTCAATCCAAGTCCGCAAGAAGAACACCGCCAAGAAACATCAccggaaaattttcaatgaacaGTCCGATGTTATTTCGAACTCGAAAATAAATCAGTCTCAGTCTCACTCCCACTCCCAGTCTCATACTCAGTCCCTGTCGCCCTCGCCGTCGAAACCCACCCGCAGAATAAAGTTCCGGCCCCTCACCGCCGCAGAGCAGGACGGCACCAACTGGAACGGCAACACAATTCACGTTTTTGCGAGCCGCAATAAATCCGAACGCAGTAATAATCGATACTCGACGAACCATAATGTCAAAGAGCATAATGGATCGTTCGATTACAAAGAATACAAACCCAGCAGCGCGTCTGAAGAAGTTGCGAGACTCAGACGTCTTGAAATGTCTTATGCTGAGGCACTTCGCACGCCAAACAAATCCAAAGCAGCCAATTGTACTCGTAGATACTGA
- the LOC130665672 gene encoding cerebellar degeneration-related protein 2 isoform X1, producing the protein MSGQSVDVVWEPPQLSSLDCWDYSIELACLQGPEDLQLAAELGKTLLERNKELETNLKAHQTTIDEQAQEIEYLKKQNAALREVTDSRLKVYEQLEVSIQDLERANHRLVVDNTANKKLVKSQCLTIENLEAKCEELQKTIEELKTQHENYVRKQQSKQNGVKSPGETSWTTISHDGSIHQTAAKSPSKMSPGDLNARVNGADDDEVNELLRQLQETRSQRAREQKKVSELRQQLEGILKDNRALEEQLNEWRTKAQDMKNLQDEINTLEEVRQGKLCGRCLRGYDVRPHDELSLMLDAEEDDDLSLAESYLNSQRDSEILVEDNEPTDNDSKEPPKPDSNPYRVLVEKYEALLEVQRQPVARKKTSATTPPCMSLQEELEMSGDFNSLQTAPSDTATEPKTNGFRRYNKKPFSGTPTDFSEAETSSSGFSDETSNKETQTDGRLGSLLCSIADGEDCKFSIYDDNSPFESRFRKTPEYRQLFSEIFCILKRAAEAKDEGEKLPLLDNTVTASAHREDQNPEQDQSQSQDQDQDDTQSVLSSVISSVVSEPVIRVHASTPEKENDKNLGRSETAPRHPQRRHHLDYLSIQVRKKNTAKKHHRKIFNEQSDVISNSKINQSQSHSHSQSHTQSLSPSPSKPTRRIKFRPLTAAEQDGTNWNGNTIHVFASRNKSERSNNRYSTNHNVKEHNGSFDYKEYKPSSASEEVARLRRLEMSYAEALRTPNKSKAANCTRRY; encoded by the exons atgagtgGACAGAGTGTTGATGTTGTTTGGGAACCACCTCAGTTGAGTTCATTGGACTGTTGGGATTATTCTATTGAGTTAGCATGCCTTCAAGGTCCTGAag ATCTTCAACTGGCAGCAGAGCTGGGCAAAACACTTCTGGAACGCAACAAGGAACTGGAAACAAACCTGAAGGCTCATCAGACGACGATTGACGAGCAGGCTCAAGAAATCGAG tatttaaaaaaacaaaacgcaGCATTAAGAGAAGTAACAGACTCAAGATTAAAAGTTTACGAACAATTAGAAGTTAGTATTCAAGATTTAGAACGTGCCAATCATAGACTTGTGGTCGATAATACGGCCAATAAAAAACTTGTCAAAag ccAATGTTTAACAATCGAAAACCTCGAGGCGAAATGCGAAGAGCTGCAAAAAACAATCGAAGAATTAAAAACGCAGCATGAAAACTACGTGCGTAAACAACAGAGTAAACAAAATGGAGTAAAGTCACCTGGAGAAACGTCCTGGACGACCATTTCGCATGATGGCAGCATACACcag ACAGCTGCAAAAAGCCCGTCCAAGATGTCACCGGGTGATTTAAATGCACGAGTGAATGGAGCGGATGACGATGAGGTGAATGAGCTGCTGAGGCAACTGCAAGAGACGCGAAGCCAACGAGCCAGGGAACAGAAAAAAGTATCTGAGCTGAGGCAACAACTCGAGGGAATACTTAAAGATAACCGTGCACTCGAAGAGCAGCTCAATGAGTGGCGCACTAAAGCTCaagatatgaaaaatttacaggaTGAAATTAATACTTTGGAAGAAgtcag acaAGGAAAATTATGCGGTCGCTGTTTACGTGGCTACGACGTGCGTCCTCACGACGAATTATCTCTGATGTTAGACGCCGAAGAAGATGACGACCTAAGTCTAGCAGAATCTTATCTCAACAGTCAGCGAGATTCCGAGATCTTAGTAGAG gATAACGAACCAACAGATAATGATTCGAAAGAACCACCAAAACCAGACTCGAACCCGTACCGAGTGTTAGTAGAAAAATATGAGGCTCTGTTAGAAGTTCAACGTCAGCCGGTAGCCCGCAAGAAGACGTCAGCAACGACGCCACCCTGCATGTCTCTGCAAGAGGAATTAGAAATGTCTGGAGACTTCAATAGCCTGCAAACGGCGCCATCGGACACTGCGACTGAGCCCAAGACCAATGGGTTCCGTCGTTACAACAAGAAACCATTTTCCGGAACGCCCACAGACTTCTCCGAGGCGGAAACTTCATCTTCTGGGTTCTCCGACGAGACCAGCAACAAAGAAACGCAAACTGACGGACGACTCGGGTCCCTGCTCTGCTCAATAGCCGACGGCGAGGACTGCAAGTTCAGTATCTACGACGACAACAGTCCGTTCGAGAGTAGATTCCGTAAGACACCAGAGTATCGTCAGCTTTTCAGCGAAATTTTCTGCATTCTCAAGCGCGCAGCCGAGGCCAAGGACGAGGGAGAGAAACTTCCGCTCCTAGACAACACAGTGACCGCGTCAGCCCATCGCGAAGACCAAAATCCAGAGCAAGATCAGTCTCAGTCTCAGGACCAGGATCAAGACGACACCCAGAGTGTCCTGTCCTCTGTCATCTCCTCGGTAGTTTCCGAACCAGTCATCCGCGTCCACGCGTCCACTCCCGAAAAGGAGAACGACAAGAACCTCGGCAGGTCTGAAACAGCCCCCAGACATCCCCAGCGACGTCACCACCTCGACTACTTGTCAATCCAAGTCCGCAAGAAGAACACCGCCAAGAAACATCAccggaaaattttcaatgaacaGTCCGATGTTATTTCGAACTCGAAAATAAATCAGTCTCAGTCTCACTCCCACTCCCAGTCTCATACTCAGTCCCTGTCGCCCTCGCCGTCGAAACCCACCCGCAGAATAAAGTTCCGGCCCCTCACCGCCGCAGAGCAGGACGGCACCAACTGGAACGGCAACACAATTCACGTTTTTGCGAGCCGCAATAAATCCGAACGCAGTAATAATCGATACTCGACGAACCATAATGTCAAAGAGCATAATGGATCGTTCGATTACAAAGAATACAAACCCAGCAGCGCGTCTGAAGAAGTTGCGAGACTCAGACGTCTTGAAATGTCTTATGCTGAGGCACTTCGCACGCCAAACAAATCCAAAGCAGCCAATTGTACTCGTAGATACTGA